The following proteins come from a genomic window of Musa acuminata AAA Group cultivar baxijiao chromosome BXJ1-7, Cavendish_Baxijiao_AAA, whole genome shotgun sequence:
- the LOC135680065 gene encoding uncharacterized protein LOC135680065, which produces MAVHNIESHRHGAEVFTGDALCRKKSIQLLQELELPRGLFPLEDIQEFGYNRTAGFIWLIQKKKHDHTFKKIKRAVSYAPEVTAFVEKRKMHKMTGVKTKELLLWLSVVEMRVEDPSTGKITFKTGTGLSDSFPVSAFELEE; this is translated from the coding sequence ATGGCTGTCCACAACATCGAAAGCCATCGCCACGGTGCTGAGGTCTTCACCGGTGACGCCCTCTGCCGCAAGAAATCCATCCAACTGCTTCAAGAACTGGAGCTCCCGAGGGGGCTCTTCCCCCTCGAGGACATCCAAGAGTTCGGGTACAACCGCACGGCTGGGTTCATATGGCTGATCCAGAAGAAGAAGCATGACCACACCTTCAAGAAGATCAAGCGGGCGGTGTCGTACGCCCCTGAGGTGACGGCCTTCGTGGAGAAGCGCAAGATGCACAAGATGACGGGGGTGAAGACCAAGGAGCTGCTACTCTGGCTCTCCGTCGTTGAGATGCGCGTCGAGGATCCCTCGACGGGGAAGATCACCTTCAAGACCGGCACTGGGTTATCCGACAGCTTCCCGGTGTCAGCCTTCGAGCTGGAGGAGTAG